The Leucobacter chromiiresistens genome has a window encoding:
- a CDS encoding alpha-hydroxy acid oxidase — translation MQRQLPNPSELLDLMQFKKPQLDGKKRRLDAALTINDLRTIAKRRTPKAAFDYTDGAAEGELSLGRARQAFEDVEFHPGILKPAADVDTSVQILGGSSALPFGIAPTGFTRLMQTEGESAGASAAGAAGIPFTLSTLGTTSIEDVKAANPHGRNWFQLYVMKDREISYGLVRRAAEAGFDTLQFTVDTPVAGARLRDKRNGFSIPPQLTLGTIVNAIPRPWWWIDFLTTPKLEFASLSTTGGTVGELLDAAMDPTISYDDLTVIREMWPGKLVVKGVQTVEDAAKLTDLGVDGIILSNHGGRQLDRAPIPFHLLPEVVREVGRDATVMVDTGIMNGADIVASMALGAKFTLIGRAYLYGLMAGGRAGVDRAIAILRDEIERTMKLLGVSSIAELEPAHVTQLQRLAPRPHDAPARTR, via the coding sequence ATGCAGCGCCAGCTCCCCAACCCCTCCGAACTCCTCGACCTGATGCAGTTCAAGAAGCCGCAGCTCGACGGCAAGAAGCGCCGCCTCGACGCCGCGCTCACCATCAACGACCTGCGCACCATCGCGAAGCGCCGCACCCCCAAAGCGGCCTTCGACTACACCGACGGCGCCGCCGAGGGCGAGCTCTCGCTCGGGCGCGCGCGCCAGGCGTTCGAAGACGTCGAGTTCCACCCCGGCATTCTGAAGCCCGCCGCCGACGTCGACACCTCCGTGCAGATCCTCGGCGGATCCTCCGCGCTGCCGTTCGGCATCGCCCCCACCGGCTTCACCCGCCTCATGCAGACCGAGGGCGAGAGCGCAGGGGCATCCGCCGCCGGCGCCGCGGGCATCCCCTTCACCCTCTCCACCCTCGGCACCACCTCGATCGAAGACGTGAAAGCGGCGAACCCGCACGGCCGCAACTGGTTCCAGCTGTACGTGATGAAGGATCGCGAGATCTCCTACGGGCTCGTGCGCCGCGCAGCCGAGGCCGGCTTCGACACCCTCCAGTTCACCGTCGACACCCCCGTCGCGGGCGCCCGCCTCCGCGACAAGCGCAACGGGTTCTCGATCCCGCCGCAGCTCACGCTCGGCACCATCGTCAACGCGATCCCCCGCCCGTGGTGGTGGATCGACTTCCTGACCACGCCGAAGCTCGAATTCGCCTCCCTCTCCACCACGGGCGGCACCGTCGGCGAACTGCTCGACGCCGCCATGGACCCCACCATCAGCTACGACGACCTCACCGTGATCCGCGAGATGTGGCCCGGCAAGCTCGTGGTAAAGGGCGTGCAGACCGTGGAGGATGCGGCGAAGCTCACCGACCTCGGCGTCGACGGCATCATCCTCTCGAACCACGGCGGACGCCAGCTCGACCGCGCCCCCATCCCGTTCCACCTGCTGCCCGAGGTCGTGCGCGAGGTCGGCCGCGACGCGACCGTGATGGTCGACACCGGCATCATGAACGGCGCCGACATCGTCGCCTCCATGGCGCTCGGCGCGAAGTTCACCCTCATCGGCCGCGCCTACCTCTACGGCCTCATGGCCGGCGGACGGGCCGGCGTGGATCGCGCCATCGCGATCCTGCGCGACGAGATCGAGCGCACGATGAAGCTGCTCGGCGTCTCCTCGATCGCGGAGCTCGAGCCCGCCCACGTGACGCAGCTGCAGCGCCTCGCGCCGCGCCCGCACGACGCCCCCGCCCGCACCCGGTAA
- a CDS encoding endonuclease domain-containing protein: protein MSIRRTIHAPPQAYRTAELIQAGVHPKRLGAKDIRRVGRGLLLHPDLAFDDFSYRDRCIAIGMTLKQEFFLSRRSAAVLHGIPCSPHPQGLVDVASFSPQRAPRHRRIAGHRVKSGVLQWTERAGLTIPSAGDVWCQLGAITTLPELVAAGDFLTSGERIPGSGGARTTPLCTIEDLRGAHDRHRTTLGAPLRTRALALIRAPVDSPPESHLRVALINAGFAEPTVNCPVPTARRIFHADLGYPELRIAIEYEGRYHFTSAEQARFDVQRRRSMIEAGWTVLQALDSDVDDPRSFFTTLARAIQSARSRLR, encoded by the coding sequence ATGTCAATTCGGCGCACGATTCACGCACCCCCACAGGCGTACCGAACCGCAGAGCTCATTCAGGCCGGTGTTCATCCGAAGCGGCTCGGGGCCAAGGACATCCGACGGGTGGGACGCGGCCTCCTGCTGCATCCCGATCTCGCCTTCGACGACTTCAGCTACCGCGATCGTTGCATCGCGATCGGGATGACGCTGAAGCAGGAGTTCTTCCTCTCCCGCCGGTCTGCAGCGGTTCTTCACGGAATCCCGTGCTCCCCGCACCCGCAGGGGCTCGTCGACGTCGCATCGTTCTCACCCCAACGCGCTCCCCGACACCGCCGTATCGCCGGCCACCGTGTGAAAAGCGGGGTACTGCAGTGGACCGAGAGGGCCGGACTCACCATTCCATCGGCCGGCGACGTCTGGTGCCAGCTGGGTGCCATCACCACCCTTCCTGAACTCGTCGCAGCCGGCGACTTCCTCACCTCGGGCGAACGCATTCCCGGATCCGGCGGCGCCCGCACGACCCCGCTCTGCACCATCGAAGACCTTCGCGGGGCTCATGATCGGCACCGCACGACTCTTGGGGCACCGTTGAGGACTCGAGCGCTGGCGCTCATACGGGCTCCCGTGGATTCTCCACCGGAGAGTCACCTCCGGGTGGCGCTGATCAACGCAGGATTCGCCGAGCCGACGGTGAACTGCCCGGTCCCGACCGCCCGCCGCATCTTCCACGCCGATCTCGGCTACCCCGAGCTGCGCATCGCGATCGAGTACGAGGGGCGCTACCACTTCACGAGCGCCGAGCAAGCGCGTTTCGACGTGCAGCGGCGCCGCAGCATGATCGAAGCGGGCTGGACGGTGCTGCAGGCGCTGGATTCCGACGTCGATGATCCCCGCAGCTTCTTCACGACGCTCGCTCGAGCGATTCAGTCGGCGCGTTCGCGACTTCGCTGA
- a CDS encoding MMPL family transporter: protein MAELLHRLGTFAAKRAWTVILAWIVILGIAVGGFLVGFKGLSSSFDVPGTASGDVLEELEASLPDFSGASGTVVFHSEDGAPLTEAQRSDISDLAESAKDLPDVADVIDPFDAQQQLADQQQQIVDGRQQIEDGRAQAEAGQQQLDAARDRIAEGQAQLDAAGAQLAAVEMPEEMRAPQLAALEEQQRQLDAGGAELDAQQEQLDAGIAELDANQEKLEQGAELASYAEGIGVVSADGATALVNVSFTEPRLDLSQETKDAVVEHFESTPIDGVQTAISTDISQGVPEILGVGEAVGVVIAAIVLIVVLGSILAAAFPIVTALVGVGIGAMATLAFSGVTQMASVTPILGVMLGLAVGIDYSLFILYRHRKQMLQGAGVVESIGLANGTAGNAVVFAGATVIVALLALNITGIPFLGLMGTAGAVSVAVAVLIAISLTPALLGLAGTRLLGKKARARAALAADREPGAAPAEGRSVKPMTNLRAIVTAVVATVVLLVIAIPSMSMRLGLPDGGSEAEGSTAYEAYTLTNEAFGEGANGPLLITADLPEGLDDDGVLDAQLTVARELASMDDITAAAPVAVSDDHRLTAFQVVPAEGPNSVSTENLVRDLRELPPIDGDIALGVAGQAAINIDISEGLQEVLPLYLVVVVGLSFLIMVMVFRSLLVPLIATGGFVLSLFATYGAVTAVFQWGWLADWLGVHNPGPILSFLPVILVGILFGLAMDYQLFLATGMREAYAHGAPAKLAVAQGFRAGRTVVIAAAIIMVSVFGGFIASDSVMIKSMGFGLALGVLLDAIVVRMLLVPAVMHLVGRGAWWLPKWLDRIIPNVDVEGSALERRHPVHH from the coding sequence ATGGCCGAGTTGCTGCACCGACTGGGAACCTTCGCGGCGAAGCGCGCCTGGACGGTGATTCTCGCGTGGATCGTCATCCTCGGCATCGCCGTCGGCGGCTTCCTCGTCGGGTTCAAGGGGCTGAGCTCGAGCTTCGACGTGCCCGGCACCGCCTCGGGCGACGTGCTCGAAGAGCTCGAAGCGTCGCTCCCCGACTTCAGCGGGGCATCGGGCACGGTCGTCTTCCACTCCGAGGACGGGGCGCCGCTCACCGAGGCCCAGCGATCCGACATCTCAGACCTCGCCGAGAGCGCGAAGGATCTGCCCGACGTCGCCGACGTGATCGACCCCTTCGATGCGCAGCAGCAGCTCGCAGACCAGCAGCAGCAGATCGTCGACGGCCGGCAGCAGATCGAGGACGGGCGCGCGCAGGCCGAGGCGGGCCAGCAGCAGCTCGACGCCGCGAGGGATCGGATCGCCGAGGGTCAGGCGCAGCTCGACGCAGCAGGCGCGCAGCTCGCCGCAGTGGAGATGCCCGAGGAGATGCGCGCTCCCCAGCTCGCCGCGCTCGAAGAGCAGCAGCGGCAGCTCGACGCCGGGGGCGCCGAACTCGACGCGCAGCAGGAGCAGCTCGACGCGGGCATCGCCGAACTCGACGCGAACCAGGAGAAGCTCGAGCAGGGCGCCGAGCTCGCCTCGTACGCCGAGGGCATCGGCGTCGTCTCCGCAGACGGGGCGACCGCGCTCGTCAACGTCTCCTTCACCGAACCGCGCCTCGACCTGTCGCAGGAGACCAAGGACGCCGTCGTCGAGCACTTCGAGAGCACCCCCATCGACGGCGTGCAGACGGCCATCTCGACCGACATCTCGCAGGGCGTTCCCGAGATCCTGGGCGTCGGCGAAGCGGTCGGCGTCGTCATCGCCGCGATCGTGCTCATCGTCGTGCTCGGGTCGATCCTCGCCGCCGCGTTCCCCATCGTCACGGCACTCGTCGGGGTCGGGATCGGGGCCATGGCGACGCTCGCCTTCTCCGGTGTCACGCAGATGGCCTCCGTCACGCCCATCCTTGGCGTGATGCTCGGACTCGCAGTCGGCATCGACTACTCCCTCTTCATCCTGTACCGCCACCGCAAGCAGATGCTGCAGGGCGCCGGCGTCGTCGAATCGATCGGCCTCGCGAACGGCACCGCGGGCAACGCCGTCGTGTTCGCGGGCGCGACCGTGATCGTCGCCCTGCTCGCGCTGAACATCACCGGCATCCCGTTCCTCGGGCTCATGGGCACCGCCGGAGCCGTCAGCGTCGCCGTCGCCGTGCTCATCGCGATCTCGCTCACCCCCGCGCTGCTCGGGCTCGCCGGCACGCGGCTGCTCGGCAAGAAGGCGCGGGCGCGGGCAGCGCTCGCCGCCGACCGCGAGCCCGGTGCGGCGCCCGCCGAGGGCCGCAGCGTGAAGCCCATGACGAACCTGCGCGCCATCGTCACCGCGGTCGTCGCGACCGTCGTGCTGCTCGTCATCGCGATCCCGTCGATGTCGATGCGCCTCGGGCTGCCCGACGGCGGCTCCGAGGCGGAGGGGTCCACCGCGTACGAGGCGTATACCCTCACGAACGAGGCCTTCGGCGAGGGTGCGAACGGGCCGCTGCTCATCACCGCCGACCTGCCCGAGGGGCTCGACGACGACGGCGTGCTCGACGCGCAGCTCACCGTCGCGCGCGAGCTGGCGTCGATGGACGACATCACCGCGGCCGCCCCGGTCGCCGTCTCCGACGACCACCGCCTCACCGCCTTCCAGGTGGTTCCCGCCGAGGGCCCGAACAGCGTGTCGACGGAGAACCTCGTGCGCGATCTGCGCGAGCTGCCGCCCATCGACGGCGACATCGCGCTGGGCGTGGCGGGGCAGGCCGCCATCAACATCGACATCTCCGAGGGCCTGCAGGAGGTGCTCCCGCTGTACCTCGTCGTGGTTGTCGGGCTCTCCTTCCTCATCATGGTGATGGTCTTCCGCTCCCTGCTCGTGCCGCTCATCGCGACCGGAGGCTTCGTGCTGTCGCTCTTCGCGACCTACGGCGCCGTCACCGCGGTGTTCCAGTGGGGGTGGCTCGCCGACTGGCTCGGCGTGCACAACCCGGGGCCGATCCTGAGCTTCCTGCCGGTGATCCTCGTCGGCATCCTCTTCGGTCTCGCGATGGACTACCAGCTCTTCCTCGCGACCGGCATGCGCGAGGCGTACGCGCACGGTGCACCGGCGAAGCTCGCCGTGGCGCAGGGGTTCCGTGCCGGGCGCACCGTCGTGATCGCGGCGGCGATCATCATGGTCTCCGTCTTCGGCGGGTTCATCGCGTCCGATTCGGTGATGATCAAGTCGATGGGCTTCGGTCTCGCGCTCGGCGTGCTGCTCGACGCGATCGTCGTGCGCATGCTGCTCGTGCCCGCCGTGATGCACCTCGTCGGCCGCGGGGCGTGGTGGCTGCCGAAGTGGCTCGACCGCATCATCCCGAACGTCGACGTCGAGGGATCGGCGCTGGAGCGCCGCCACCCCGTCCACCACTAG
- a CDS encoding TetR/AcrR family transcriptional regulator — MAVSSRSGPVRSEAARQAILQAAIEMLAERGYDHLAIEGIASRAGVGKQTIYRWWKSKSAIIAEALLEGMILGERLEVPDTGDVRRDLTTWLRAVGDVLLSPQGEGLVRSLIAAATDNADVGQRLRDAIAGSGSGALSTRLAAAIGSEPHLPEGAPIDDISEALVGALLLRALSRSPLDDHAIAALVVVAVGPPRA; from the coding sequence GTGGCAGTGTCATCGCGGAGCGGCCCCGTGCGCAGCGAGGCTGCACGCCAGGCGATCCTGCAGGCGGCCATCGAGATGCTCGCCGAGCGCGGGTACGACCATCTCGCCATCGAGGGCATCGCCTCCCGCGCCGGCGTCGGCAAGCAGACCATCTACCGCTGGTGGAAGTCGAAGAGCGCGATCATCGCCGAGGCCCTGCTCGAAGGCATGATCCTCGGCGAGCGGCTCGAAGTGCCCGACACGGGCGACGTGCGACGCGACCTCACGACATGGCTGCGGGCCGTCGGCGACGTGCTGCTGAGCCCGCAGGGCGAGGGGCTGGTGCGCTCGCTCATCGCCGCGGCGACCGACAACGCCGATGTCGGTCAGCGCCTGCGCGACGCGATCGCCGGCTCGGGCTCCGGAGCGCTCTCCACCCGGCTCGCCGCGGCCATCGGCAGCGAACCGCATCTGCCCGAGGGCGCGCCGATCGACGACATCTCGGAAGCGCTGGTCGGCGCGCTGCTGCTGCGCGCCCTCAGCCGCTCACCGCTCGACGATCACGCGATCGCGGCACTCGTCGTCGTCGCCGTGGGACCGCCGCGCGCCTGA
- a CDS encoding GNAT family N-acetyltransferase, with protein sequence MALDHPGTLSGRLVTLEPLDLAHLEGLADASRDGELWRLWYTAIPAPDEMEAEIRRRLRLQQEGSMLPFTARRTDTGVIIGMTTFMNIDPITPRVEIGSTWNAASAHGTGTNAESKLLMLRHAFEVWGCPAVEFRTDHNNHQSRAAIARLGAKQDGILRGHLRPAAGYLRDTVVFSITAPEWPGVRLGLEHRLARRLAG encoded by the coding sequence ATGGCACTCGATCACCCCGGCACGCTGAGCGGCCGACTCGTCACCCTCGAACCGCTCGACCTTGCCCATCTGGAGGGGCTCGCCGACGCCTCGCGCGACGGGGAGCTCTGGAGGCTCTGGTACACGGCGATCCCGGCGCCCGACGAGATGGAGGCCGAGATCCGGCGCCGTCTGCGCCTGCAGCAGGAGGGCTCGATGCTGCCGTTCACCGCGCGCCGCACCGACACCGGGGTGATCATCGGCATGACGACGTTCATGAACATCGACCCGATCACGCCGCGGGTCGAGATCGGCTCCACCTGGAACGCCGCCAGCGCGCACGGCACCGGCACGAACGCCGAGTCGAAGCTGCTGATGCTGCGGCACGCCTTCGAGGTGTGGGGGTGCCCGGCCGTCGAGTTCCGCACCGACCACAACAACCACCAGTCGCGTGCGGCGATCGCGCGGCTCGGAGCGAAGCAGGATGGCATTCTGCGCGGGCACCTGCGGCCCGCGGCCGGGTACCTGCGCGACACCGTCGTGTTCTCGATCACCGCACCGGAGTGGCCCGGGGTGCGGCTCGGGCTCGAGCACCGCCTCGCGCGACGGCTCGCGGGCTGA
- a CDS encoding FAD/NAD(P)-binding protein yields MSPSQRSDAAAVSVVCIGAGPAAIMMLERLAANHAHRDPEQRIDVRLVDPHRPGGGRIWRRDQSPLLKLNSMLEDVACFTDASSSIDGPVAPGPSLAEWVRAVRAGSIAAPDWADPALEKEIAEIGDRDFPTRRLNHAYLSWVFAETVRRASDRVAVEWVPDTAVAVEPAGPAPGLRDDAAERDGGAERGGGAKRGGGAERQIVRLASGGALAADIVILALGHNGTDPSDESVRLADFADEHGLEYVAPAFTADLDLDHLPAGSDAIVRGLGLAAIDLVVMLTGGRGGRFETRADGSLRYLPSGREPVLHLGSRRGVPYRSKVTSRVQGDPVGLAYLGASFREATAARTEPLDFVRDAWPLVAADLLTGYYRELFTGHPTRVSASWKRFEPRLRAVLARPGGFASPELAELVRAHVPDPDDRLDLAAFDRPLAFPPEGSEAGTVSASANAADAVQQRVLAHIAADLRLRSRPEHSATQALFMTGLYAFLALAEVPPERWNARSRTRDLPGRWFAYFSYLASGPPGHRLDELIALAEAGVVRFLGADVRVEADAERGVFTATGSAVVRGAGEGEPVAATAAVSARTLIDAWLPEARASRSDNPLLRQLVASGQLRELAVVDETGAEGTGLIEVGPGGRVPGSSLQFALGPFVAGLTGGAFTRPGIDALPFRVHDRVARAVLDAVTEVAAARTPASRPAAAPHPHLPHPPHPHPPHPHPPHPNPPHPAAGSLAERVARRTPVDTLRN; encoded by the coding sequence ATGAGCCCGTCGCAGCGATCCGACGCCGCAGCCGTCTCCGTCGTGTGCATCGGGGCCGGGCCCGCAGCGATCATGATGCTCGAACGCCTGGCGGCGAACCACGCGCACCGCGACCCCGAGCAGCGGATCGACGTGCGCCTCGTCGATCCGCATCGCCCCGGCGGCGGCCGCATCTGGCGGCGAGATCAGTCGCCCCTGCTGAAGCTGAACTCGATGCTCGAAGACGTCGCCTGCTTCACCGACGCATCGAGCAGCATCGACGGCCCTGTCGCGCCGGGCCCCTCGCTCGCCGAGTGGGTGCGCGCCGTGCGCGCGGGGAGCATCGCGGCGCCAGACTGGGCCGACCCCGCGCTCGAAAAAGAGATCGCGGAGATCGGCGACCGCGACTTCCCCACCCGCCGCCTCAACCACGCCTACCTCTCGTGGGTGTTCGCCGAGACGGTGCGGCGCGCCTCGGATCGGGTAGCGGTCGAGTGGGTGCCCGACACCGCCGTCGCGGTCGAGCCGGCCGGGCCCGCGCCCGGGTTGCGCGATGATGCGGCGGAGCGCGACGGCGGAGCGGAGCGCGGCGGCGGGGCGAAGCGCGGCGGCGGGGCGGAGCGGCAGATCGTGCGGCTGGCCTCGGGAGGCGCGCTCGCCGCCGACATCGTGATCCTCGCGCTCGGGCACAACGGCACTGATCCGTCTGACGAATCCGTGCGGCTCGCCGACTTCGCAGACGAACACGGTCTCGAGTACGTCGCCCCGGCGTTCACCGCCGACCTCGACCTCGACCACCTGCCCGCCGGTTCCGATGCGATCGTGCGCGGCCTGGGGCTTGCGGCGATCGACCTGGTCGTGATGCTCACGGGCGGCCGGGGCGGTCGATTCGAGACGCGAGCCGACGGCTCGCTGCGCTACCTGCCCAGCGGGCGCGAGCCCGTGCTGCACCTCGGCTCTCGCCGCGGCGTGCCCTACCGCTCCAAGGTCACGAGCCGAGTGCAGGGCGATCCGGTCGGGCTCGCCTACCTGGGAGCATCCTTCCGGGAGGCGACGGCCGCCCGAACCGAGCCCCTCGACTTCGTTCGCGATGCCTGGCCGCTGGTCGCGGCAGACCTGCTCACCGGCTACTACCGGGAGCTGTTCACCGGGCACCCGACGCGGGTATCCGCTTCGTGGAAGCGGTTCGAACCCCGGTTGCGCGCGGTGCTGGCGCGGCCGGGCGGGTTCGCATCGCCCGAGCTCGCCGAACTGGTGCGGGCGCACGTGCCCGATCCCGACGATCGCCTCGACCTCGCCGCCTTCGACCGGCCGCTCGCATTCCCGCCCGAGGGGTCGGAAGCGGGCACCGTGAGCGCGAGCGCCAATGCGGCCGATGCGGTGCAGCAGCGGGTGCTCGCGCACATCGCCGCCGACCTGCGGCTGCGCTCGCGGCCCGAGCACAGCGCGACGCAGGCGCTCTTCATGACCGGGCTGTACGCCTTCCTCGCCCTTGCCGAGGTACCGCCCGAGCGGTGGAACGCTCGCAGCCGCACGCGCGACCTCCCGGGGCGCTGGTTCGCGTACTTCAGCTACCTCGCAAGCGGCCCGCCCGGGCACCGCCTCGACGAGCTGATCGCGCTTGCGGAGGCGGGCGTCGTGCGGTTTCTCGGTGCGGATGTGCGGGTCGAAGCCGACGCCGAGCGCGGCGTGTTCACGGCGACCGGGTCTGCGGTGGTGCGCGGGGCGGGGGAGGGCGAGCCCGTCGCTGCGACCGCCGCAGTCAGCGCGCGTACGCTCATCGACGCGTGGCTGCCCGAGGCACGGGCGTCGCGGAGTGACAATCCGCTGCTGCGTCAGCTCGTCGCGTCGGGGCAGCTGCGAGAGCTCGCCGTCGTCGACGAGACCGGAGCCGAGGGCACGGGCCTGATCGAGGTCGGGCCGGGCGGGCGCGTGCCGGGATCCTCCCTCCAGTTCGCCCTCGGGCCGTTCGTCGCGGGCCTCACCGGGGGCGCGTTCACGCGGCCGGGCATCGACGCGCTGCCGTTCCGCGTGCACGACCGGGTCGCCCGAGCGGTGCTCGACGCGGTGACGGAGGTCGCCGCCGCGCGCACGCCCGCCTCGCGCCCCGCCGCCGCGCCGCACCCGCACCTGCCGCACCCGCCCCATCCCCACCCGCCCCATCCCCACCCGCCCCATCCCAACCCGCCCCATCCTGCAGCGGGGTCACTTGCGGAGCGTGTCGCGCGCCGAACGCCGGTCGACACCCTCCGCAACTGA
- a CDS encoding transporter substrate-binding domain-containing protein → MTHAPSATPESGARSPRRRLAALGLLAASALALTACSAVISDDERSGSGAAPEGAGPATAEAAFDLTTANLDTRPHIEAIPEAVEALEASGFEPVQPGRLTVAILGAGAPPTSFFAEDDAQTIIGSDADFASLISEGLGLEYAPENVAWADWPLGVESGKYDLALINIGVTEERKELFDFATYRDAVMAFSVAAGSEISEIAEPADVSGLRVIVGSGTNQEQYLLDWFAQNDAAGIDAGEPVYYDDSAAGLLALTSGRADASIEPYALAAFREQTLGETRIVGKFNSAYPVDGQIGAVTAKGNGLVEPVQLVIASLMENGQYDAVLERWGQTEEAVPESLINPPGLPKP, encoded by the coding sequence ATGACCCACGCACCTTCCGCCACGCCCGAGTCGGGAGCCCGCTCCCCGCGCCGCCGCCTCGCCGCACTCGGCCTCCTCGCCGCATCGGCGCTCGCGCTCACCGCCTGCTCGGCGGTGATCAGCGACGACGAGCGATCCGGATCCGGGGCCGCCCCCGAGGGCGCCGGCCCCGCGACGGCCGAGGCCGCGTTCGATCTCACGACCGCGAACCTCGACACCCGCCCGCACATCGAGGCGATCCCCGAGGCCGTCGAGGCGCTCGAGGCGAGCGGGTTCGAGCCGGTGCAGCCCGGGCGGCTCACCGTGGCGATCCTCGGCGCCGGCGCACCGCCCACGTCGTTCTTCGCCGAGGACGACGCCCAGACGATCATCGGCAGCGATGCCGACTTCGCGTCGCTCATCTCCGAGGGGCTCGGGCTCGAGTACGCCCCCGAGAACGTCGCCTGGGCCGACTGGCCGCTCGGCGTCGAATCGGGCAAGTACGACCTCGCGCTCATCAACATCGGGGTCACCGAGGAGCGCAAGGAGCTCTTCGACTTCGCCACGTACCGCGATGCCGTGATGGCGTTCAGCGTCGCCGCGGGCTCCGAGATCTCGGAGATCGCGGAGCCCGCAGACGTCTCGGGCCTGCGAGTGATCGTCGGCAGCGGCACCAACCAGGAGCAGTACCTGCTCGACTGGTTCGCGCAGAACGACGCGGCCGGCATCGACGCGGGCGAGCCCGTCTACTACGACGACTCGGCAGCCGGGCTGCTCGCGCTCACCTCGGGGCGGGCCGACGCGAGCATCGAGCCGTACGCGCTCGCCGCGTTCCGGGAGCAGACGCTCGGCGAGACCCGCATCGTCGGCAAGTTCAACAGCGCCTACCCCGTCGACGGCCAGATCGGTGCAGTCACGGCGAAAGGCAACGGTCTCGTCGAACCCGTGCAGCTCGTGATCGCGTCGCTCATGGAGAACGGGCAGTACGACGCCGTGCTCGAACGGTGGGGGCAGACCGAAGAGGCCGTGCCCGAGTCGCTCATCAACCCGCCCGGGCTGCCGAAGCCATGA
- a CDS encoding ABC transporter substrate-binding protein: protein MPTISPRIRTGAALLTLTAFALGGLTACSAVVTEDQANAEPGATAGADSTGSPFDLTSANAEERLHIDPVPEAVEALEQSGFDPVQEGKLTVAHSAYEAPLGFLAEDDNATLLGIEPDIANLVADGLGLEYAPENVAWADWPLGVESGKYDVVVSNVTVTEERKDLFDFATHRNDVLAFSVAADSEIDAIDGPEDVAGLTVVVGSGTNQEKILLDWFAENERNGLEPGEAVYYDDNAAGQLALVSGRVDAIFGPNPTASYVAAVSGESKVVGTLNGGYPENAQIGVTTAKGNGLIDPVAIVLNSIIEDGTYAEALARWDLEDEAVAESLVNPAGLPRP from the coding sequence ATGCCCACCATCAGCCCCCGCATCCGCACCGGCGCCGCACTCCTCACCCTGACCGCGTTCGCGCTCGGCGGGCTCACCGCCTGCAGCGCGGTCGTCACCGAGGATCAGGCGAACGCCGAACCCGGCGCCACGGCCGGCGCCGACAGCACCGGCTCGCCCTTCGACCTCACGAGCGCGAACGCCGAGGAGCGCCTGCACATCGACCCCGTTCCCGAGGCGGTCGAGGCGCTCGAGCAGAGCGGCTTCGATCCCGTGCAGGAGGGCAAGCTCACCGTCGCGCACTCCGCGTACGAGGCGCCGCTCGGCTTCCTGGCCGAAGACGACAACGCGACCCTGCTCGGCATCGAGCCCGACATCGCGAACCTCGTCGCCGACGGCCTCGGTCTCGAGTACGCCCCCGAGAACGTCGCCTGGGCCGACTGGCCGCTCGGCGTCGAGTCGGGCAAGTACGACGTCGTGGTCTCGAACGTCACCGTCACCGAGGAGCGCAAGGATCTCTTCGACTTCGCGACGCACCGCAACGACGTGCTCGCGTTCTCGGTCGCCGCCGACAGCGAGATCGACGCCATCGACGGGCCCGAGGACGTCGCCGGCCTCACCGTCGTCGTCGGGAGCGGCACCAATCAGGAGAAGATCCTGCTCGACTGGTTCGCCGAGAACGAGCGGAACGGACTCGAGCCGGGCGAGGCGGTGTACTACGACGACAACGCCGCAGGTCAGCTGGCGCTCGTCTCGGGCCGCGTCGACGCCATCTTCGGGCCGAACCCCACCGCATCGTACGTCGCCGCCGTGAGCGGCGAGTCGAAGGTCGTCGGCACCCTCAACGGCGGCTACCCCGAGAACGCGCAGATCGGCGTCACCACGGCGAAGGGCAACGGCCTCATCGACCCGGTCGCGATCGTGCTCAACTCCATCATCGAAGACGGCACCTACGCGGAGGCGCTCGCGCGCTGGGATCTCGAAGACGAGGCGGTCGCCGAATCGCTCGTCAACCCGGCCGGCCTGCCCCGCCCGTAG